TTCACAACTCCATCGAGAGACATACTGAAGAGACAATCGTCAACTCCCGGAGTTTCCATAGATAGAGGATAAATTTTCCAACTGATTCAGGGCTGCTTTTAATTGATATTTTTTAATACTCTGTTTGAGCTCATTCATATGTTGCCTCATGTTCTCTGGAATCGAAAAATCTTCCAGTTCTTCTAATATCGTAAGGCATTTTTGGGGTCGTCGTTTTTTTAGCTGTTCTTTCATAGGCTCCAGATGACTTAACAGTTTTTCGGGAGAGATTATTCTGTACGAAGGGGCGTTCCTTTCTGACTCTTCCAGTCCGCTTTCCTCAATATTTTTCACAATTGTCATCAATCTGGCTGAAAAATCTTCAAGGGCGGGATGATCAGTGGGAATCGTACTTTCTTTTAGCAGTACGTCAAGAACAGCGGCAGATTCCTGAAGAGTTTACAATTCCCTCTAACCCTGTTTAGTCCATCCTGGATATCAATACCCGGGATACAGGGAATGTCGTTTTCATTTTCCACTTCAGGCATTTGTAAATCCATAAGGATGCAGTCATAGCCTTCCCTGTGTGAAGCCAGAGCCTCATTACCATTATTTACGACATCTACCCTGAAGCCCTCCTGTTCGAGGGTCTCAAGGGCTACCTGCTGATTGATTTCGTTATCTTCGGCCAATAGAATCCTGGCAGCTTTTATTTTTTCGAAGCCCTCCTGTTTTTCTTCTTTTAGTACATCTCCGCCTCTTACGGTCATCTCAACTTTTCCGAAAACCTGCATAATACAGTCTCTGCACCCATCAAACTGATACAGCCGAAAAGTCAATGAGCACAAGTTTCATAGCATGTTGTTCCAGGAATCCGAGAACCCTGCTGCTAAGCTCATCGGCTTTCCTGTTATCTATCTCTTCCTGTATGGGAACAATCAGGCAGCCGTCCATTTCATATATACCCGACAATCCCGTATCAGAATCAGACAATGTTGTTTTCATTTTTCTGCATTACTATAATATCCAGAAGACGGAAAGCATCAGC
Above is a window of Oceanispirochaeta sp. M1 DNA encoding:
- a CDS encoding response regulator, with translation MQVFGKVEMTVRGGDVLKEEKQEGFEKIKAARILLAEDNEINQQVALETLEQEGFRVDVVNNGNEALASHREGYDCILMDLQMPEVENENDIPCIPGIDIQDGLNRVRGNCKLFRNLPLFLTYC
- a CDS encoding STAS domain-containing protein, whose product is MKTTLSDSDTGLSGIYEMDGCLIVPIQEEIDNRKADELSSRVLGFLEQHAMKLVLIDFSAVSV